A genomic window from Vitis riparia cultivar Riparia Gloire de Montpellier isolate 1030 chromosome 16, EGFV_Vit.rip_1.0, whole genome shotgun sequence includes:
- the LOC117933470 gene encoding homeobox-leucine zipper protein ANTHOCYANINLESS 2-like produces the protein MEDQHERVPVDGRVLVEEKVPVEQLVPVKRVPVEERFHFEERVPMEERVPVEGRIPVEENFDPSVMGRINEDGYESMSGSGNLDGGLEDEQETLVLERPAKKLKYHRHTQEQINELETCFKEWPHPDEKQRLDLSRKLNLEPRQVKFWFQNRRTQMKNQLERHENVMLRQENDKLRVENVAIKDAVRNPICNHCGGVAMFGNITIEENQLRVENAQLRDELSRICGLAEKFLGRPVTPLASPIALPRPSSNLELEVAGNGFGGLSSGGTPLPMGPLTRPGMMGVEKPFNSSVFVELAVTAMDELLRLAQADSPIWMTSLDGGKETLNPVEYMRTFSPCIGLKPSGFVTEASRETGIVMINSLALVETLMDGSRWAQMFPCVIAKASTTDVLSSGIGRTRHGALQLMHAEFQVLSPLVPVRQVKFLRFCKQHGEGLWAVVDVSIDTALDGASINSFVNCRRLPSGCVVQDLSNGYTRVTWIEHSEYDESAVHYLYRSLLSSGLGFGAPRWLATLQRQCESIAVLLSSTIPCEDHPVLTQAGRRSLLQLTNRMRDNFCAGVCASTVRMWNKLHVASLGEDVKVMTRKSMNVPGEPPGVILSAATSVWMPIMHQQLFSFLRDERQRSKWDILSNGGPMQEMIHIPKGQTSSNCVSLLRPNARNQNDNTMLILQETWADASGSLIVYAPLDVASMRVVMTGGDSSFVALLPSGFAIVPDGSSGYGDDWSGKLARGSSNKGSGSLLTVAFQILVNSLPMAKLNVESVETVNSLLSCTINKIKSAVSSA, from the exons ATGGAGGATCAACATGAAAGGGTTCCAGTGGATGGAAGAGTTTTAGTGGAGGAAAAGGTTCCAGTGGAGCAACTGGTTCCAGTGAAAAGGGTTCCTGTGGAGGAAAGGTTTCATTTCGAAGAAAGGGTTCCAATGGAGGAAAGAGTTCCGGTGGAGGGAAGGATTCCAGTGGAAGAAAATTTCGATCCAAGTGTTATGGGGAGGATCAATGAAGATGGGTATGAGAGCATGTCTGGAAGTGGGAACTTAGATGGTGGATTGGAGGATGAGCAAGAAACCTTGGTACTTGAGAGGCCGGCCAAGAAACTGAAGTACCATCGACATACTCAAGAGCAAATTAATGAGCTTGAAAC TTGCTTCAAGGAATGGCCTCATCCTGACGAGAAACAAAGGTTGGACCTCAGTAGGAAGCTCAACTTGGAGCCTAGACAAGTGAAGTTCTGGTTTCAGAACCGGCGAACCCAGATGAAG AACCAGTTGGAGCGCCACGAGAATGTAATGCTTAGACAAGAAAATGACAAGCTTCGGGTTGAGAATGTTGCAATTAAGGATGCTGTGAGGAACCCAATATGCAACCACTGTGGTGGTGTGGCAATGTTTGGCAACATAACTATTGAAGAGAATCAACTAAGGGTTGAGAATGCCCAGTTAAGGGATGAACTAAGTCGGATCTGTGGCCTAGCAGAGAAGTTCTTGGGCAGGCCTGTCACACCTTTGGCGAGTCCCATTGCTCTACCAAGACCAAGCTCAAATTTGGAACTTGAGGTAGCAGGAAATGGGTTTGGTGGTTTAAGCTCGGGGGGCACTCCCTTACCAATGGGGCCTCTTACTAGGCCAGGCATGATGGGTGTCGAAAAGCCCTTTAACAGCTCTGTGTTTGTGGAGCTTGCAGTGACTGCTATGGATGAATTGCTTCGGTTGGCTCAGGCTGATAGTCCCATTTGGATGACAAGCTTGGATGGAGGAAAGGAAACATTGAACCCTGTAGAGTACATGAGgacattttctccttgtattggCCTGAAGCCCTCCGGCTTTGTAACTGAGGCTTCAAGAGAGACTGGTATAGTAATGATCAACAGTTTAGCTCTTGTAGAGACATTGATGGACGGG AGTCGATGGGCACAAATGTTCCCATGTGTGATTGCTAAAGCTTCTACAACTGATGTGCTATCAAGTGGTATTGGAAGAACTAGGCATGGTGCTCTGCAACTG ATGCATGCTGAGTTCCAAGTTCTTTCACCATTGGTACCAGTCCGGCAAGTGAAGTTTCTCCGGTTTTGCAAGCAACATGGGGAAGGATTATGGGCAGTGGTTGATGTGTCCATCGACACTGCTCTAGATGGTGCGAGCAtaaattcatttgttaactgccGACGACTTCCTTCTGGCTGTGTCGTGCAAGATCTTTCAAATGGTTACACAAGG GTTACCTGGATAGAACATTCAGAATATGATGAGAGTGCCGTCCACTATCTCTACCGATCCTTACTGAGCTCTGGATTGGGGTTTGGTGCACCGAGATGGCTTGCCACCTTACAGAGGCAGTGTGAGAGCATTGCAGTCCTTTTGTCATCAACCATCCCCTGTGAAGATCATCCAG TGTTGACACAAGCTGGTAGGAGAAGTCTGCTACAACTGACAAACCGAATGAGGGATAACTTCTGTGCTGGGGTTTGTGCTTCGACTGTTCGGATGTGGAACAAGCTCCATGTTGCTAGTCTTGGGGAGGATGTCAAGGTCATGACCCGGAAAAGTATGAATGTTCCTGGTGAGCCTCCTGGAGTCATCTTGAGTGCTGCAACCTCTGTATGGATGCCTATAATGCATCAACAGTTATTTAGCTTCTTGAGAGATGAGAGACAGAGGAGCAAGTGGGACATTTTATCCAATGGTGGGCCAATGCAAGAGATGATTCATATTCCAAAGGGCCAAACAAGTAGCAACTGTGTTTCTCTTCTTCGCCCTAAT GCTAGAAACCAGAATGACAACACAATGCTGATACTGCAAGAGACATGGGCAGATGCATCGGGCTCACTTATAGTCTACGCTCCTCTTGATGTAGCATCAATGCGTGTGGTGATGACTGGTGGGGATTCAAGCTTCGTGGCTCTCTTGCCATCAGGATTTGCAATTGTTCCAGATGGTTCTTCTGGTTATGGAGATGATTGGAGTGGGAAACTGGCCAGAGGTAGCAGCAACAAAGGCTCAGGGTCACTACTGACAGTTGCGTTCCAGATATTGGTGAACAGCCTTCCAATGGCCAAACTCAATGTGGAGTCGGTTGAGACCGTGAACAGTCTTCTGTCCTGCACAATCAACAAGATCAAATCTGCAGTTTCTTCAGCATAA